From the Selenomonas timonae genome, one window contains:
- the mmdA gene encoding methylmalonyl-CoA decarboxylase subunit alpha codes for MSTVQEKIELMLEKKEHLMQGGGAKSIEKQHSKGKLTARERLNLLFDEDTFVELDMFVRHRCTNFGQDKKELPGEGVVTGYGTVNGRLVYAFAQDFTVEGGSLGEKHAHKIWKVMDLAMKMGAPCIGINDSGGARIQEAVDALSGYGGIFYRNTKSSGVIPQISVIMGPCAGGAVYSPALTDFIFMVKNTSQMFITGPAVIKSVTAEEVTAEELGGAMTHNSRSGVAHFAAENDEDCIDQIRYLLSFLPSNNMEETPRVETGDDPNRQDESLNTLIPDNPNAPYDMKDVIRSLVDNGEFYEVHQHFATNIICCFARFDGRTVGIIANEPNVMAGCLDVDASNKSARFIRFCDAFNIPLVNLVDVPGFLPGVDQEYSGIIRHGAKMLYAYSEATVPKVTVITRKAYGGSYIAMCNRELGADQVMAWPTSEIAVMGPAGAANIIFRKDPDKDARTAEYIEEFATPYKAAERGYIDMVITPSETRPYIITALNALSSKREDNPAKKHGNIPL; via the coding sequence ATGTCCACAGTCCAGGAAAAAATTGAGCTCATGCTTGAGAAGAAAGAACATCTCATGCAGGGCGGCGGTGCCAAGAGCATCGAGAAGCAGCACAGCAAGGGCAAGCTCACCGCGCGTGAGCGCCTGAACCTGCTCTTCGATGAGGACACCTTCGTCGAGCTGGATATGTTCGTTCGCCATCGCTGCACGAACTTCGGTCAGGACAAGAAGGAGCTGCCGGGCGAGGGCGTTGTGACGGGCTACGGCACGGTCAACGGTCGTCTTGTCTACGCATTCGCGCAGGACTTCACGGTCGAGGGCGGCTCGCTCGGTGAGAAGCATGCACACAAGATCTGGAAGGTCATGGATCTTGCGATGAAGATGGGCGCACCCTGCATCGGCATCAACGATTCGGGCGGCGCGCGTATCCAGGAGGCGGTCGACGCTCTCTCGGGCTACGGCGGCATCTTCTACCGCAACACGAAGTCCTCGGGTGTCATCCCGCAGATCTCCGTCATCATGGGACCCTGCGCTGGCGGCGCGGTCTACAGCCCGGCGCTCACGGACTTCATCTTCATGGTGAAGAACACGAGCCAGATGTTCATCACGGGTCCGGCCGTCATCAAGTCCGTTACGGCGGAGGAGGTTACGGCGGAGGAGCTCGGCGGTGCGATGACGCACAACAGCCGCTCCGGTGTTGCACATTTTGCAGCGGAGAACGATGAGGACTGCATTGATCAGATCCGCTATCTGCTCTCCTTCCTCCCGAGCAACAACATGGAGGAAACACCGCGCGTGGAGACGGGCGATGACCCGAACCGTCAGGACGAGAGCCTCAATACGCTCATCCCTGACAATCCGAATGCGCCGTACGACATGAAGGATGTCATCCGCAGCCTCGTCGACAACGGCGAGTTCTACGAGGTGCACCAGCATTTCGCGACAAATATCATCTGCTGCTTCGCACGCTTTGACGGCCGCACGGTTGGCATCATTGCGAACGAGCCGAACGTCATGGCAGGCTGCCTTGATGTCGATGCGTCCAACAAGTCGGCGCGCTTCATCCGCTTCTGCGATGCGTTCAACATTCCGCTCGTCAACCTCGTCGACGTGCCGGGCTTCCTGCCGGGTGTCGATCAGGAGTACAGCGGCATCATCCGCCACGGTGCAAAGATGCTGTATGCATACAGCGAGGCGACAGTGCCGAAGGTCACGGTCATCACGCGCAAGGCGTACGGCGGCTCCTACATCGCAATGTGCAACCGCGAGCTCGGCGCAGATCAGGTCATGGCATGGCCGACGTCTGAGATCGCCGTCATGGGACCTGCGGGTGCTGCCAACATCATCTTCCGCAAGGATCCGGACAAGGATGCGCGCACGGCAGAGTACATCGAGGAGTTCGCGACCCCGTACAAGGCGGCAGAGCGCGGCTACATCGACATGGTTATCACGCCGAGCGAGACGCGCCCGTACATCATCACGGCGCTCAACGCACTCTCGAGCAAGCGTGAGGACAATCCCGCGAAGAAGCACGGGAACATTCCTCTCTAA
- a CDS encoding cobalamin B12-binding domain-containing protein yields the protein MAEKIRVLVAKPGLDGHDRGAKVVARALRDAGFEVVYTGLRQTPEEIAEAALQEDVNVVAMSILSGAHPHLFPKVVNLLREKGMNDVLVIGGGVIPEGDIPALKDAGVAAVFTPGTPTGEVVDFIKEHVA from the coding sequence ATGGCAGAGAAAATCAGAGTGCTCGTTGCAAAGCCGGGTCTGGATGGTCATGATCGCGGCGCAAAGGTTGTTGCCCGCGCCCTGCGCGATGCAGGCTTCGAGGTTGTCTACACGGGGCTGCGTCAGACCCCTGAGGAGATCGCTGAGGCGGCTCTGCAGGAGGACGTGAACGTCGTTGCGATGAGCATTCTTTCGGGTGCGCATCCGCATCTCTTCCCGAAGGTTGTGAATCTCCTGCGTGAGAAGGGCATGAACGACGTGCTCGTCATCGGCGGCGGCGTCATCCCCGAGGGCGACATACCCGCACTCAAGGATGCGGGCGTTGCCGCAGTCTTCACGCCCGGCACACCGACCGGCGAAGTAGTTGACTTCATCAAGGAACATGTGGCGTAA
- a CDS encoding redox-sensing transcriptional repressor Rex — translation MQEHLSISKATVDRLPRYYRCLRQLTDEGVEIASSEELGRRLAINPEQIRKDLAFFGQFGKKGVGYYVAELKESIGGILGLDQHWNVAIIGMGHLGAALANYQGIARLGFRLAAIFDANPVVIGTRVGERRVEDIAYLAEIIAERDIQIGVIAVPAAHAQGVADQLVAAGIRGIWNFAPVKLRVPPSIPFVSEDLSVGLSALSYYLTHTSAEDGELSDKNLTN, via the coding sequence ATGCAGGAACATCTATCGATATCCAAGGCGACGGTCGACCGTCTGCCGCGCTACTACCGCTGTCTGCGTCAGCTGACAGACGAGGGCGTGGAGATTGCCTCCTCGGAGGAGCTTGGCCGCCGCCTTGCCATCAACCCCGAACAGATTCGTAAAGATTTGGCGTTCTTCGGACAATTTGGCAAGAAGGGCGTCGGCTACTATGTCGCAGAGCTCAAGGAGAGCATCGGCGGCATATTGGGACTCGATCAGCATTGGAATGTCGCGATCATCGGAATGGGGCATCTCGGTGCGGCGCTCGCAAACTATCAGGGAATTGCGCGACTCGGCTTCCGACTTGCCGCGATTTTCGACGCGAATCCCGTCGTGATCGGCACGCGCGTCGGAGAGCGCCGCGTGGAGGACATTGCCTATCTCGCGGAGATCATCGCCGAGCGTGACATTCAGATCGGCGTCATCGCCGTGCCCGCAGCGCATGCGCAGGGTGTCGCCGATCAGCTTGTAGCGGCGGGCATTCGCGGGATCTGGAACTTCGCGCCCGTGAAGCTGAGAGTGCCGCCGAGCATACCGTTTGTCAGCGAAGATCTGTCTGTCGGACTCAGCGCACTCTCGTATTATCTGACGCACACGAGTGCGGAAGACGGGGAGTTATCAGACAAAAATTTAACGAATTAA
- the meaB gene encoding methylmalonyl Co-A mutase-associated GTPase MeaB: MDIAAEVLKGNRLALSRAITAIENERASATDIMKALYPHTGHAYVLGITGPPGAGKSTMTDKIAKEYRKRGKTVGIIAVDPTSPFSGGAILGDRIRMNDLTLDEGVFIRSMGTRGSLGGLSHKTADAVKVMDAFGKDIIFVETVGVGQSEVDIVRAADTTMVVLIPGMGDDIQAIKAGILEIGDVFAINKSDLDGADKLVREINMMLDLDDHMSDWRPPIRKVVANRGEGIAELVDTIEEHRAHIEGNGVLTERRTRRTRDEMLDILHAGVRRHIEHRIVDTGRLDDYVAKIKAHETDPYTVVGDVMAEMLS; encoded by the coding sequence ATGGATATTGCAGCCGAAGTGCTGAAAGGGAACCGCCTCGCACTCTCGCGTGCCATTACGGCGATCGAGAATGAGCGTGCATCGGCGACCGACATCATGAAAGCGCTCTATCCGCATACGGGACATGCCTACGTTCTCGGCATTACCGGCCCTCCGGGTGCGGGCAAAAGCACCATGACGGACAAGATTGCCAAGGAATACCGCAAGCGCGGGAAAACCGTCGGCATCATCGCCGTCGACCCTACGAGCCCTTTTTCCGGCGGTGCGATCCTCGGCGATCGCATTCGTATGAATGACCTGACCCTCGACGAGGGCGTCTTTATCCGCAGCATGGGAACGCGTGGCAGCCTCGGCGGCCTCTCGCACAAGACTGCGGACGCAGTAAAGGTCATGGATGCGTTCGGCAAGGACATCATCTTTGTCGAGACCGTCGGCGTCGGGCAATCCGAGGTGGATATCGTGCGGGCGGCGGACACTACCATGGTTGTACTGATTCCGGGCATGGGCGACGACATCCAGGCAATCAAGGCGGGCATCCTTGAGATTGGCGACGTGTTCGCGATCAACAAGTCCGATCTTGACGGCGCGGATAAGCTCGTCCGTGAGATCAATATGATGCTGGATCTGGACGATCATATGTCGGACTGGCGTCCGCCGATCCGTAAGGTCGTCGCGAATCGCGGCGAAGGGATCGCGGAGCTGGTTGACACCATCGAGGAACACCGTGCCCACATTGAAGGCAACGGTGTCCTCACAGAGCGGCGCACACGCCGCACACGCGATGAGATGCTGGATATCCTGCACGCAGGCGTCCGCCGTCACATCGAGCACCGCATTGTCGACACGGGAAGACTCGACGACTATGTGGCGAAAATCAAGGCGCATGAGACCGACCCCTACACCGTGGTGGGCGATGTCATGGCCGAAATGTTATCTTAA
- a CDS encoding O-antigen ligase family protein, with translation MAEDYFQERRRVLRRRRWGARMARMMMYAVVAEAFLIPLAPLAAMVVLLLGCGAMLLRLRIDRNFHLRRLPYDAPALLFVVIGLLSVAVAPDKVFSFYNFYHLVPIYAMTYLLVGQTLRTAHELRRVVIAMAVSAALVILYGFYQFIFGIDISAMKWVDGASFPELSKRVFSTWENPNILAGYLDIVVCIFVGLLSALTRSWRILALVLLVAALACLGMTYARGACLVVALVLAGYGALRDWRVLLGIVVVGAGALLVDPVLADRLLSVFTRVDTSSEMRLAFWESTIAMVMDHPFLGIGWGMYFMVYPEYDFYLQGAPVQIVHAHNMYLNYAAEIGVPGALSFLWFFFGSLVLAFRLPKRTPPWEAVLAAHEHEWKTVADVRAALARWRRRRFVEGLSLGLGLAFISVALNGITDHLLFNIPSSMLLWMLAAMTAAVHAIAGEMREG, from the coding sequence GTGGCAGAGGACTACTTTCAGGAGCGGCGGCGCGTGCTGCGCCGCCGTCGCTGGGGCGCGCGTATGGCGCGCATGATGATGTATGCCGTTGTCGCTGAGGCGTTTCTCATCCCGCTCGCACCGCTGGCGGCGATGGTTGTGCTGCTCCTCGGCTGTGGGGCGATGCTCCTGCGGCTGCGGATCGATCGGAACTTTCATCTGCGCCGTCTGCCGTATGATGCGCCGGCGCTGCTCTTTGTCGTCATCGGACTCCTGTCCGTGGCGGTTGCGCCGGACAAGGTGTTCAGCTTTTACAATTTCTACCATCTCGTGCCGATCTACGCCATGACCTATCTGCTCGTTGGGCAGACCCTGCGCACGGCGCATGAACTGCGGCGCGTTGTCATTGCGATGGCAGTGTCGGCGGCGCTCGTCATCCTTTACGGCTTCTATCAGTTCATCTTTGGCATCGACATCTCCGCGATGAAATGGGTGGACGGGGCGTCGTTCCCCGAACTCTCGAAGCGCGTCTTCTCGACGTGGGAGAATCCAAACATCCTTGCGGGCTATCTCGATATCGTCGTCTGCATTTTCGTTGGATTGCTGAGCGCGCTCACGCGCTCATGGCGCATCCTCGCACTCGTGCTCCTTGTGGCGGCACTTGCCTGCCTCGGCATGACCTATGCGCGCGGTGCATGCCTTGTCGTCGCCCTCGTACTTGCGGGCTACGGCGCGCTGCGCGACTGGCGCGTCCTCCTCGGGATCGTCGTCGTCGGTGCGGGAGCGCTCCTCGTTGATCCCGTGCTCGCAGATCGTCTGCTCTCCGTCTTCACGCGTGTGGATACGTCGTCGGAGATGCGGCTTGCGTTCTGGGAGAGCACGATTGCGATGGTGATGGATCATCCCTTCCTCGGCATCGGCTGGGGCATGTACTTCATGGTCTACCCCGAGTACGACTTCTACTTGCAGGGCGCGCCCGTGCAGATCGTGCACGCCCACAATATGTATCTGAACTATGCAGCGGAGATTGGTGTGCCGGGTGCACTCTCCTTCCTCTGGTTCTTCTTCGGCTCGCTCGTGCTCGCCTTTCGTCTGCCGAAGCGCACGCCGCCGTGGGAGGCGGTGCTCGCCGCGCATGAGCACGAGTGGAAGACCGTTGCCGATGTGCGTGCCGCGCTCGCACGCTGGCGCAGACGCCGCTTCGTCGAGGGACTTTCGCTCGGGCTTGGACTCGCGTTCATCTCCGTTGCTCTCAACGGCATCACAGATCATCTGCTCTTTAATATACCGTCCTCCATGCTGCTCTGGATGCTCGCCGCTATGACGGCGGCGGTGCATGCGATTGCGGGGGAGATGAGGGAAGGATGA
- a CDS encoding acetyl-CoA hydrolase/transferase family protein, which yields MIDISDRIPKSLMDRIVSAETAAEYFADGMTIGASGFTPSGYPKAVTLAIAERMKKNPFKVNIWTGASTGPELDGALAEAGGIKQRLPYQTNTPLRNAINSGLVNYIDMHLSEVAQQSREGFLGKIDVALVEAVAITEEGIIPSTSVGNTPSFIQSADVVIVEVNTSQPMELVGMHDIYIPLDPPNRLPIPITKAGDRIGTTFIPCPLEKIKYIVPCDITDKTRPLAPLDDAARKMGAFTVELLKKEIAEGRMPKGLLPLQSGVGNVANAVIAGFVNSDFTDLEVYTEVIQDGMFDLADAGKLKFASGTAFSPSPDGLQRFYKDIDKYKKIMMLRPQEISNNPEVVRRLGVIAMNTAIEVDIYGNVNSTHVTGTKMMNGIGGSGDFARNAYLTIFYTQSEAKGGKISSIVPFCSHIDHGAHDVDIVITEQGVADLRGKSPRERALEIINNCAHPDFRPILLDYYERALAATKGAQTPHLLDEALSFHQRFLATGSMQK from the coding sequence ATGATCGATATTTCCGATCGCATACCCAAGTCCCTGATGGACAGGATTGTGAGCGCGGAGACGGCGGCAGAATACTTTGCCGACGGCATGACCATCGGTGCGAGCGGCTTCACCCCGTCCGGCTATCCGAAGGCAGTCACGCTTGCCATCGCCGAGCGCATGAAGAAGAATCCGTTCAAGGTGAACATCTGGACGGGTGCTTCGACAGGGCCCGAGCTGGACGGTGCTCTGGCTGAAGCGGGTGGCATCAAGCAGCGTCTTCCCTATCAGACGAATACGCCGCTGCGCAATGCGATCAACTCCGGTCTCGTGAACTACATCGATATGCACCTTTCCGAGGTGGCACAGCAGTCGCGCGAGGGCTTCCTCGGCAAGATCGACGTCGCACTCGTCGAGGCGGTTGCCATCACTGAGGAGGGCATCATCCCCTCGACCTCGGTCGGCAATACGCCGTCGTTCATTCAGAGTGCAGACGTGGTCATCGTCGAGGTGAACACGAGCCAGCCGATGGAGCTTGTCGGCATGCACGATATTTACATTCCTCTCGATCCACCGAATCGTCTGCCGATTCCCATTACGAAGGCGGGAGACCGGATCGGAACGACGTTCATACCCTGCCCGCTCGAGAAGATCAAGTACATCGTCCCCTGCGACATCACGGACAAGACGCGTCCGCTCGCTCCGCTCGATGATGCGGCGCGCAAGATGGGCGCATTCACGGTCGAACTCCTCAAGAAGGAGATCGCCGAGGGTCGTATGCCGAAGGGACTCCTGCCCCTGCAGTCGGGCGTCGGCAACGTCGCAAACGCGGTTATCGCGGGCTTTGTGAACTCCGACTTCACGGATCTTGAGGTCTACACCGAGGTCATCCAGGACGGCATGTTCGACCTTGCGGATGCGGGCAAGCTGAAGTTCGCGTCGGGCACGGCGTTCTCGCCCTCGCCGGACGGTCTCCAGCGCTTCTACAAGGACATCGACAAGTACAAGAAGATCATGATGCTCCGCCCGCAGGAGATCTCGAATAACCCCGAGGTTGTCCGCCGTCTCGGCGTCATCGCGATGAACACGGCGATCGAGGTCGACATCTACGGCAACGTCAACTCAACGCACGTCACGGGCACGAAGATGATGAACGGCATCGGCGGCAGCGGCGACTTCGCACGCAACGCCTACCTCACGATCTTCTACACGCAGTCCGAGGCAAAGGGCGGCAAGATCTCCTCGATCGTTCCGTTCTGCTCGCACATCGATCACGGTGCGCATGATGTCGATATCGTCATCACGGAGCAGGGCGTTGCGGATCTGCGCGGCAAATCCCCGCGTGAGCGCGCACTCGAGATCATCAACAACTGCGCGCATCCGGACTTCCGTCCGATCCTGCTCGACTACTACGAGCGTGCACTTGCAGCGACCAAGGGCGCACAGACGCCGCACCTGCTCGATGAGGCGCTTTCCTTCCATCAGCGCTTCCTCGCGACGGGGTCGATGCAGAAATAA
- a CDS encoding acyl-CoA mutase large subunit family protein, whose translation MSNEKIQAGLDKYNATVEKATAKFPARPHIPEQGLYTPLDIKETDYAEDIGFPGVYPYTRGVQPTMYRGRFWTMRMYAGFSTAEESNKRYRYLIESGATGLSCAFDLPTQIGYDSTDAIAEGEVGKVGVAIDSLADMEILFDQIDLGKVSTSMTINAPASVLLAMYIAVAEKQGVSADKLKGTIQNDILKEYAARGTYIFPPRPSMRLITNIFEYCSKNVPNWNTISISGYHIREAGSTASQEIAFTIADGIAYVEAAIKAGLSVDDFAGRLSFFWNAHNNVLEEVAKFRASRRIWAKVMKDRFKAEKPKSMMLRVHTQTAGSMLTAQQPNNNIVRVALQTAAAVMGGTQSLHTNSRDEALALPTEDSVMVALRTQQIVAYESGLADVIDPLAGSYYVEAMTNRIEAEAWEYIKKIDDLGGAVAAIEKGYIQKEIQDSAYKWQMDVESGARVIVGVNKFQVEEEAPKNLLRVDASVGEKQKAKVEAMKAKRDNAAVQAALADLKAACGDENENLMPHILAAVKTYATLGEICGVMREVFGEYEAHVNL comes from the coding sequence ATGAGCAATGAAAAGATCCAGGCGGGGCTTGACAAGTACAATGCTACCGTAGAAAAAGCAACGGCGAAGTTCCCGGCGCGTCCCCACATCCCCGAGCAGGGACTCTACACCCCGCTCGATATCAAGGAGACGGACTACGCAGAGGACATCGGCTTCCCCGGTGTCTACCCCTATACCCGTGGCGTTCAGCCGACCATGTATCGCGGGCGCTTCTGGACGATGCGTATGTACGCAGGTTTCTCCACGGCGGAGGAGTCCAACAAGCGTTACCGTTACCTCATCGAGAGCGGCGCAACGGGACTTTCCTGTGCATTTGACCTCCCGACGCAGATTGGCTACGACTCCACGGATGCCATTGCTGAGGGCGAGGTCGGCAAGGTCGGCGTAGCGATCGACTCGCTCGCTGACATGGAGATCCTCTTCGATCAGATCGACCTCGGCAAGGTCTCCACGTCCATGACGATCAACGCTCCCGCGTCCGTCCTCCTCGCGATGTATATCGCAGTGGCGGAGAAGCAGGGCGTCTCGGCGGACAAGCTCAAGGGCACGATCCAGAACGACATCCTGAAGGAGTATGCGGCGCGCGGCACGTACATCTTCCCGCCGCGCCCGTCCATGCGCCTCATCACAAACATCTTTGAATATTGCTCCAAGAACGTCCCGAACTGGAACACGATTTCCATCTCGGGCTACCACATCCGCGAGGCCGGTTCCACGGCATCGCAGGAGATTGCATTCACCATTGCGGACGGCATTGCCTACGTTGAGGCCGCCATCAAGGCAGGTCTCAGCGTCGACGATTTCGCAGGACGCCTCTCCTTCTTCTGGAACGCACACAACAACGTGCTCGAAGAGGTTGCGAAGTTCCGCGCGTCCCGCCGCATCTGGGCAAAGGTCATGAAGGACCGCTTCAAGGCGGAGAAGCCGAAGTCCATGATGCTCCGCGTCCACACGCAGACGGCAGGCTCCATGCTGACCGCACAGCAGCCGAACAACAACATCGTGCGCGTTGCCCTCCAGACCGCAGCAGCGGTCATGGGCGGCACGCAGTCCCTCCACACGAACTCCCGCGACGAGGCGCTTGCGCTTCCGACCGAGGACTCGGTCATGGTCGCCCTCCGCACGCAGCAGATCGTTGCGTACGAGAGCGGACTTGCCGATGTGATTGACCCGCTCGCAGGCTCCTACTACGTCGAAGCGATGACGAACCGCATCGAGGCAGAGGCTTGGGAGTACATCAAGAAGATTGACGATCTCGGCGGCGCTGTTGCGGCGATCGAGAAGGGCTACATCCAGAAGGAGATTCAGGACAGCGCCTACAAGTGGCAGATGGACGTCGAGTCCGGTGCCCGCGTCATCGTCGGTGTCAACAAGTTCCAGGTGGAGGAAGAGGCACCGAAGAACCTGCTCCGCGTCGACGCATCCGTCGGCGAGAAGCAGAAGGCGAAGGTCGAGGCGATGAAGGCGAAGCGCGACAATGCAGCAGTGCAGGCGGCGCTCGCAGACCTCAAGGCGGCGTGTGGCGACGAGAACGAGAACCTCATGCCCCACATCCTCGCAGCGGTCAAGACCTATGCAACGCTCGGAGAGATCTGCGGCGTCATGCGCGAGGTCTTCGGCGAGTACGAGGCACACGTCAACCTGTAA
- the mce gene encoding methylmalonyl-CoA epimerase: MFKVLAVDHIGIAVKDLEEGKNFWSDVIGIPCTAEETVAEQKVTTTFHPTPNKSEIELLIGTADDSPITKYIEKKGEGIQHIALRVDNIENAIADLMAKGVKMIDEKPRIGAGGAKIAFLHPKSTKGVLLEICEHEDR, translated from the coding sequence ATGTTCAAGGTTCTGGCAGTAGATCACATCGGCATTGCCGTGAAGGATCTCGAAGAGGGGAAGAATTTCTGGTCGGACGTGATCGGCATTCCCTGCACGGCTGAGGAGACGGTTGCCGAGCAGAAGGTTACGACGACCTTCCACCCGACCCCGAACAAGAGCGAGATCGAGCTGCTGATCGGCACGGCTGACGACAGCCCGATCACGAAATATATTGAGAAGAAGGGCGAGGGCATCCAGCACATCGCTCTGCGCGTTGACAACATCGAGAACGCAATCGCCGACCTCATGGCGAAGGGCGTCAAGATGATCGACGAGAAGCCGCGTATCGGTGCGGGCGGCGCGAAGATCGCGTTCCTCCATCCGAAATCGACGAAGGGCGTTCTCCTCGAGATTTGTGAGCACGAGGATCGCTGA
- a CDS encoding biotin/lipoyl-containing protein: protein MKKFNITVNGTAYEVEVEEVRAGGAAAPAAAPRAAAPAPAPAAAPAPAAPAAPAAPAATAGAGEQSVDAPMPGKIIEVKVSVGQAVKAGDTLLILEAMKMQNEIAAPADGTVKAVNVSAGQSVKVRESMVILG from the coding sequence ATGAAGAAGTTCAACATCACTGTCAACGGCACTGCTTACGAGGTTGAGGTCGAGGAGGTACGCGCAGGCGGCGCTGCTGCTCCTGCTGCTGCACCGCGCGCTGCGGCTCCCGCTCCCGCACCTGCTGCTGCACCGGCTCCGGCTGCTCCCGCAGCACCGGCAGCTCCCGCTGCTACGGCTGGAGCTGGCGAGCAGTCCGTGGACGCTCCGATGCCCGGCAAGATCATCGAGGTCAAGGTTTCGGTCGGTCAGGCTGTCAAGGCTGGCGACACGCTCCTCATCCTCGAGGCGATGAAGATGCAGAACGAGATCGCTGCGCCCGCTGATGGCACGGTCAAGGCGGTCAACGTCTCCGCAGGCCAGTCGGTCAAGGTGCGCGAGTCCATGGTCATCCTCGGCTAA
- a CDS encoding LptF/LptG family permease, which produces MRLNIRILDKYIFREVFQSFLFAICAFSAVFIGSGTLFRIAQYITDYGASLPSIIKIFVFSLPGVVMWTFPMSMLLASLLTFGRLSSASEITAMKSCGIGFGRIAAPAILLGFLVSVGAILFNEHIVPRANTAYRNVIYYEIEGNSGMKSQEHLIIKEIEDGAIQRLVYARSYDAEQQRLTGVSLQVFGADGKVTYVENAEYAEWTGSEWIMHKGDVYEIADEHLERRMRFETQVLPIQKDPRQIISEQKKPEEMTMRELREQIALMQTQYVNTSKLETELYQRVSIPMASLIFTLIGVPLGLQPTRNSSSAGFAMSVIIIFIYYALMTMGNAFARGEVLPAMLAVWLPNIVGIIAGAVLLKRASQ; this is translated from the coding sequence ATGCGCCTGAACATCCGAATCCTCGACAAATACATCTTTCGGGAGGTCTTTCAGTCCTTCCTCTTTGCAATCTGTGCGTTCTCAGCGGTCTTCATCGGCTCGGGCACGCTCTTTCGCATTGCGCAATACATTACGGACTACGGCGCATCACTGCCGTCGATCATCAAAATTTTCGTGTTCAGCCTGCCCGGGGTCGTCATGTGGACGTTCCCAATGTCGATGCTGCTTGCGAGCCTCCTGACGTTCGGGCGTCTCTCGTCCGCGAGCGAGATCACGGCGATGAAGTCCTGCGGCATCGGTTTCGGGCGGATTGCCGCGCCCGCGATCCTGCTCGGCTTTCTCGTGAGCGTCGGCGCGATCCTCTTCAACGAGCACATTGTGCCGCGTGCGAACACGGCGTACCGCAACGTCATTTACTATGAGATTGAAGGCAATTCGGGCATGAAGTCGCAGGAGCATCTCATCATCAAGGAGATCGAGGATGGCGCGATCCAGCGGCTCGTGTATGCGCGTTCCTACGATGCGGAGCAGCAGCGCCTCACGGGCGTGAGTCTGCAGGTGTTCGGCGCGGACGGCAAGGTCACGTACGTCGAGAATGCGGAGTACGCGGAGTGGACGGGTTCGGAGTGGATCATGCACAAGGGCGATGTCTATGAGATCGCGGACGAACATCTCGAGCGTCGCATGCGCTTTGAGACGCAGGTGCTGCCCATTCAGAAAGACCCGCGTCAAATCATAAGCGAACAGAAAAAACCAGAGGAGATGACGATGCGTGAGCTGCGTGAGCAGATTGCACTCATGCAGACGCAGTATGTCAATACCTCGAAGCTCGAGACGGAGCTCTATCAGCGCGTCTCGATCCCGATGGCGAGCCTCATCTTCACGCTGATTGGCGTGCCGCTCGGCCTCCAGCCGACGCGCAACTCCTCGTCGGCGGGCTTTGCTATGAGCGTCATCATCATCTTTATCTACTATGCACTCATGACGATGGGCAATGCATTTGCACGTGGTGAAGTACTGCCGGCGATGCTTGCCGTCTGGCTGCCGAATATCGTCGGCATCATCGCGGGGGCGGTTCTGCTGAAGCGTGCCTCACAGTAA